In Tumebacillus amylolyticus, the genomic stretch TGTATACGTCCGGTTCGACGGGCAAGCCGAAGGGGGTCATGAGCACACACCGCGGGATCTGCAACTTGCTCAGGTGGATGCAGGACGTGTTTGGCTTGACTCCGGATGACCGCCACATTCTGAAAACGCCGTACAGCTTCGATGTGTCGGCGTGGGAGTTGTTCTGGCCGTTGGTCAACGGAGCACGTCTGATCATTGCGCGGCCGGAAGGGCACAAGGACAGCGCCTACTTGGTCAATCTTGTGCAAGAGCACGAGATTACCACGATCGTTTTCGCCCCGTCGATGATGCAATTGTTTCTGGAGGAGAGCGGCGTAGAGCGTTGCACGTCGATCAAGCGTGCGCTGTGTGCGGGGGAGGCCCTGCCCTTCGAGTTGCAAGAACGCTACTTCGCCAAATTGGATGCGGAGTTGCACAATCTATACGGCCCGACGGAAGCGGCGGTAATCGTGTTGCACTGGAAGTGTGAGCGCGGGTCGGACAAGCGGGTGGTCCCGATCGGGTTCCCCATCGCCAATACGCAGATCTATTTGTTGGACGAGCGGATGCAGCCGGTACCGCGCGGTGTGGCAGGCGAATTGTACATCGCCGGCACGGCGGTGGCGCGTGGATATCTCAATCGACCGGAATTAAATGAAGAAAAATTCGTGCGCGATCCCTACTCCGTGAAGCCGGATGCCCGCATGTACCGCACGGGAGACTTGGCGCGCCATCTGCCGGACGGGACGATCGACTATCTCGGACGCATCGACCACCAAGTCAAATTGCGCGGCTTGCGGATTGAACTCGGGGAGATCGAGGCCGTTCTGCAAACGCATCCCGATGTGCGCGAGGTCGTGGTGGTGGCACAAGAGGACCGCCACGGCGGCAAATTCCTCGTTGCGTTCCTGACAGCGGTAGAGGGAGCGGACTTGGAGCAAGCCATCCTGCGGCAGTATGTGCAATCCAAATTGCCGGAGTATATGGTGCCAAACGTGTTCGTCGTGCTGGAAGAGATGCCGTTGTCACCCAACGGCAAGATCGACCGCAAGGTTCTGCCGCAAGTCACTCTGTCCGACAATGCGCGCGAGGAACATATTAAGCCGCGCACGCCGATGGAGGAACTGATTGCGGGAGTTTGGCAAGATGTGTTGCAGGTGCCGGACGTGGGCGTGACCGACCACTTTTTCTACTTGGGAGGGCATTCGCTGTTTGCCAACCGCGTGGTGGCGCGTCTTCGTGAGACGCTGGGTGTGGAGTTGTCGGTGGGCGAATTGTTTGACGGCCCTACAGTGGAGGAGCTCGCACGGGTGCTGACTTCGCGTGCAGCAGAAAGAAAAGACACGCCCGTACAAGGGATGTCGGAACGACCGGAGCACGTAGCGTTGTCACAGGCCCAAGAAGCGATGTGGTTCGTGGAGCAACTAAACCCCGGCACCACGCAATTTAATGTGCCTTTCGGGCTTGAACTGCAGGGCGATCTGGTCGTGGAAGCGTTGCAACGCAGTTTGAACGCCGTGCTGGAGCGGCATGAAGCGTTGCGTACGGTGTTCACGGTGGTGGACGAGCGACCCGTTCAACACGTGCTCAACCCGAGTCCTTGGGAATTGCCGCTGCTCGATCTCAGCAAGCTCCCGGAGTCGGAGCGACAACAGGCAATCGACCGTCTGCTGGATGAGGAGGCCAACCGCCCGTTTGACCTGCAAAACGGTCCGCTGTATCGCGGGCATTTGGTGCGCAGAAGCGCGAAGGATCATCTGTTGATGCTCAACATCCATCACATCGTGTTCGATGCTCGTTCGCTGGATGTGTTCAAGCGCGAGTTGTTGGCGATGTATGGGGAGGCGGAGTTACCGGCGGTGCCGATGCAGTTCCCCGATTATGTCTATCAGGAGCAACAGCGCCTGCAGGAGGAGGCGAGGGTGCGCAGCCTTACCTACTGGAAGCAACAATTGGCAGGTCCGCTCCCGCAAGTCGAGCTCCCGATGGATCGTCCGTGGACGGCAGACGTGTCCACGCTCGGCCGGATGCAGCGCATCCCGCTGCCTGTCGAGCTGACGAGTGCGGTGAAACAACTGTGTCGTGAGGAGCGTGTGACGCCGTTCATGGTCTTCCTCGCGGTGTACAAGTTGTTGTTGCACCGCCTGTCAGGGCAGGACGATGTCGTCGTCGGGACACCTGTGGCGAACCGCGACCGCGTGGAGACGGAAGAGATGATCGGGCTGTTGTTGAACACGCTCGCGTTGCGCAGCGATCTGTCGGGCAATCCTAGCTTCCGAGAGCTGTTGCGCCGTGTGCGTCACGTGACGTTGCAAGGGTACGAACATGCGGCAGTGCCGTTTGAAAAAGTAGTGGAAGACGTGCAGCCGGAACGCAGTCTCACGCGCAGTCCGATCTTCGATGTGATGATCAACTATCTGGACAATCCGGAGACCACGGTGGACGTTGCGGGCGTGTGCGTCACGACGACGTATGACTTCCAACTCCTCTCCAAGCACCTCCTGACGTTATTTGTGCAAGAGGTGGAGCAGGTGTTGGTGCTGGAATTGGTCTGCCGCGCGGAGTTGTTCTCGGAGGAGCGCACGACGATCTTGCTGGAACAATTGCAAGTGCTTCTGCAACAAGCGCTGGCAGAACCCGACCGGCAGATTGGAGCGTTTACGCTCGTGACGGAAACAGCCCAAGCCTTGCTCCCGGATGTGGAGATGCCGATGGAAGCACCGAACTATCCTTCGGTGTTGACGGAGTTCCGAAGACGAGCCTTGGAGGCACCCGATCGGTGTGCCGTCGTTCAAGGAGAGCGCCGCGTTGCTTACGGAGACCTGCTCGCACGAGTGGATCGGTTGGCAAACCAGCTTCGAGCGGAGGGGTTGCAGCCGGGCGATGTGACAGCCGTGCTGAGCCGTCAGGGCATTGGCGTTGTGATCAGCGCGTTGGCCGTCCTGCAAAGCGGAGGCATTTTGCTCCTTGTGGACGTCAATCTGCCGTCGCTGCGTCAGCGCATGATGTTGGAGCAGGCCAAGCCGAAGCGCTTGTTGTACGCCGCCGAGCGCAACTTGACCGATGACATGCGCGAGGTCGTGGAGAGCTTGGACCTGCCGATGATGCGGATTTCCGAGGAAACGGGCGTGGCAGAGTCGGATACCCTTCGAGACGGCGAGATGTGCGGAGAGTGGCCCGAACTCGACCCGGAGGCGCCCGCGTACCTGTTCTTCACTTCAGGGACCACCAACTTGCCCAAAGGGGTGGTGGGCACGCACAAAGGCATGAACCACTTCCTGGCGTGGCAGCGCAAAACGTTCGAAGTTGGTCCTGAAGACCGGGTGGCGCAGATGATCCATCTGTCCTTTGATGCCGTGCTGCGCGACATGTTCTTACCGCTGACGGCAGGGGCCGCCTTGCATCTCATGGAGCAGCCGGAGGATCTCTCGCCGGATGTGGTGTTGCCGTGGCTGGAACGAGAACAGATCACCGTGATGCACGCCGTGCCATCGTTGGCACAATCTTGGCTTAACGGGGCACCGGAGGGGGCGACGCTCCCTACCTTGCGTTGGCTGTTCCTCTCGGGCGAACCGGTAACCGATGGGTTTGTGACGAGATGGTACGAGCGATTCCCGGCGGGCGAAATGGTGAATTTCTACGGACCGACGGAGACCACGATGATCAAAACTTCCTACCGCGTGCGACGCGGCGAGGTCAGACCCGGTCAGCAACCGGCAGGCTGGCCGCAACCGGATACGCAGGTGTGGGTACTCAATGCCGGTGGGAGCCTGTGCGGAATAGGCGAGGCCGGCGAGGTCGTGTTGCGCACGCCGTTCCGTACGCGCGGTTATCTCAATGCGCCGGAGGAACAAGCGTTGCGCTTCCGTCCGAACCCGTTCCGCGGGGAATCGGATGACATCGTCTATTTCACAGGCGATCGCGGCCGTTACCAGCCGGACGGGGCGCTCGAAGTGTTGGGACGCCTCGATGACCAGATCAAGATCCGCGGCGTGCGTGTGCAATTGGGAGAAGTGACGGCGGTGCTGATGCGTCATCCGGCCGTGGCCGCCTGTGCGGTGTTGGACGTCAAAGACGGGCATGGACAGACGCAACTCGCTGCTTATGTCGTGCTGACCGACGCCGAGGGTTTCCAAACAACCGAATTGCGTCATCATCTCGAACAGCGGCTCCCCAGCGCGTACGTGCCCGCCTTCTATCTCGTGCTGGAGTCGTTGCCGCTGATGGCGAACGGCAAAGTGGATCGCAAAGCGTTGCCAAGACCGGAGGCAGTTGAGCTTACTGCGTCGGAGATGCAGTTGGCAGAAACGGGAATTCAAGCGACGCTGAGCAAAATCTGGTCGGAAGTTTTAGGTGTGGAGCGTATCGGGGTGAACCAGAACTTCTTTACCCTCGGGGGTCATTCCTTGCTTTCCACTCAGGTGATGTCTCGCGTGCGTCGGCAGTTTGGCATCGACTTGCCCTTGCGCCAATTGTTCGAGGGACCGACGATCGCCCAACTGGCGACGGCGGTGGAAGCGGCGTTGCAAGAGCAGCCCGCGGCGGAAATCGAGACGATCACGGCGATCTCTCGCCAAGGGGACTTGCCGCTGTCTGATATGCAAAAGCAACTCTGGTTCTTCGAGCAGTTGGAATCGAAGACTGCGCTCTATCATGTCCCGTTTGCCTTGAGTTTCGAAGGGGAGTTGGAACTGGATCATCTGCAGGCCGCCTTGCAAGAGATCGTATCTCGCCATGAGTCGCTGCGAACCGCTTTCGTTGAGCGGGATGACGAGGCGATGGCAGTCGTCTTGCCGCAAAGTGACGTGGACCTGCCGTTGAGCGATCTGCAGGGGTACGCTTCCGATGAGCGTGAACAGGTGCTGGAGCGAATGATGCTGAATCATAGCGCTCGTCCCTTTGATCTCGGGGCAGGTTCCCTGTACCAGTTCCATCTGTACCGTCTGACACCGAGAGAGCATGTGTTGCTCATCACGTTGCATCATATTATCTCCGACGGGTGGTCGGCAGGCGTCTTCACGCGAGAACTGGCGGCACTTTACACGGCATTTGCCGAAGGAAAGCCCTTGTCGTTGACAGTGCCGGCCCTGCAATATGTCGATTATGCGGCTTGGCAACAGCGCTATGTCCACACGGCCGACTATCAGCGGCAGATGGCGTATTGGAAAAAGCAATTGGCAGGTCAATTGCCGATCCTCGAACTGTCTGCTGACCATGCGCATCCTGCGAAGCCGAGCTACGCAGGGGCTGTGATCCGCGCCGCGCTTTCCGATGAACTGGCGGCGGCCGTCGAGGCGTTCGCGCTAGAGCACGGGGTCACCGCGCAGATGGTTCTGTTAACCGCCTTCCAAGCGCTGCTGTATGCCCGCACCCGGCAGGAAGACCTGTTGATCGGGGTGCCGGTCGCCAATCGCCCGTTCGAGGAGACGGAAGGGATGATCGGGTACTTTGTGAACACGTTGGTCTTGCGCACAAGTTTGGCGGGCAATCCGTCGATCGCGGAATGGCTACACCGTGTGCGGCTGACGTCTCTGGAAGCGTACGCTCACCAAGGCGTGCCGTTTGAAAAACTGGTCGCAGAGCTCCAGCCGGAACGTCATGTCAACGTCTCGCCGCTCTTCCAGGTGATGTTCAACTACCAGTCGGTGGGTCAAAGCCGCTATGAGTTGCCTTGCCTGCAGATGAGCACGCTCTCGCTTGGCCGCGAGACCGCCAAGTTCGATCTCAACGTACACATCCACCACTATCAGCATGGCATCGACGCGCTCTTCGAATATCGTACCGACTTGTTTGAGCCGTCGACTGTGCGGGGAATGATCGAGCAGTTCCAAGACCTGTTGCATCGCGTGACAGAAGACGCGCAGGCACGACTGCGCGAGATCGTCCAGTTTCCGGTTGAAGAGATCACGGACGAGTTATTCGAGTAAGGACGGGAGGCTGGAACTTTGAACTATCTATCCAAAGAGAATGTGCAAGAGGTGTTGGAGCTGTCAGTGCTTCAAGAGCGGATGATCACAACGCCCGACGCGCATCTGGATCAGTACGCGTACGAGTTAGAAGGCGTGATCGATCCGGTTTTGCTGGAACAGGCGTTGCAAACGGTGATCGCCACACATCCGGAACTTCGCTCTGTCTTCCGCCCGCTGAAGAAACGCACCGTGCAAGTGGTTCTGAAAAATCGCCCGATTCCGCTGGCGCTCTACGATCTGCACAGCCAAACAGAGGCGGAGATCGCCGTGGAGATGGACGCCCCGGCCGAGATCGGGTCGGGCCCGCTCTTGCGTTGTGCCTTGGTGCGCATCACGGAGGAACAAAGCCAGTTGCGGGTCGCTCATCACGAGTTGATCCTGGACGAGCAGAGCCGTTGTGCTCTGCTGGAAGATTGGATGGCCGTCTACGAAGCGTTGGCGGCTGGGAAAGACCCGGCGCAACCGCCGGAACGTCCGCGCTTCTCCAGTTATCTGCAGTGGTTAACCCGCAAGGACTGGATGCCGGCCAAGGCATTCTGGCGTGCGCAGGCAGGCGAGATCGCGACATCGGCGATGTTTTCCGCGAGACGCCGCGAGACGGGTCCGATGGAACGCCGGATCTGCAGCACGCAAAGTTTGCCTTCGGAGTTGAGCAGCAAACTGCGTGACGTGGCGAGTCAAGCGAAGGTATCGCAAAAAGCCGTCGTTGCGACGGCGTGGGCCCTTTTGGCGGCTTTGTATAGCGGCGAGGAACACGTGACGTATGGCTGGCGAGCGAATGGACGGCCTGCCGAGATCGCTGATGCCGAAAAGATGTTGGGTTCGCTTGCCCACCTCTTGCCGCTCACGCTGCAGGTGGCGGGCGAGCAGATGCTGGACGACTATCTGCGTCATGTGGAGCAGCAGTTGCAGGGAATCGAGGCCGCTTCCTTCCTCCCCGAGACCGAAGCGCGTCGCGATGCGGAAGTGCCGGAAGGAGTGGCACTGTATGACACGAGCCTCTCCTTCACGACCTCCTCAGATGCCCGTTTGACTCCCTCTTGGGAGCAAGTGAGTACCGGAAAGCAACCGGTGTTGCAAGTCGCGGTCAGAGCGGGTGAGTCGTGGCGGATCGATTGGTCGTTCGCGGGCGACGCCTTGTCGGCCTCGATCGTCGAGCGCCTGCAACAGCAGTTTTGCACACTGCTCGAAAGTGTAACGGAAGCCAGTCTGACAGCGCCGCTTGCACAGTTGCGGCTGATCTCTGAACAGGAAGTCCGCGAAATCGAAGTCTTCAATGTGTCTTCTTTGCCGAACCCTGATCTGAGTCTGCTCGCCCATCACGTGATTGAGCGGCAAGTGGCACAGACGCCGGGGGCGACGGCCGTGCGTTGCGGCGCAGAGCAGTGGAGCTATGTAGAGTTGAACGCCAAAGCCAATCAATTGGCGTGGCATTTACGCGAGTCGGGATTTGGACGTGATGATGTCGCCGCACTCTTTGCAGAGCGCAATATCGAGATGCTGGTGGGGATTCTCGGAGTGCTCAAGGCCGGTGGCGCTTATGTGCCGTTGGATGCCGCCAATCCGGTTACGCGCAATCGCACGGTGGTGGAGACATCCCGGTCCAAGATCGTCCTCACACAATCACCGCTACTGGAAGCGAGTCGTGAACTGATCGCGGACATTGAGGCAGCCCCTGCCATCGTGAACTTGAGCGATTTTGCAGTCAGGGCGAACTATCCAACCGACAATCCGCCTGCCCTCAATGAACCGGGCGACCTCGCCAATGTGTTCTTTACTTCAGGATCGACCGGGTTGCCGAAGGGGGCGATGGTTGAGCACATCGGAATGTTAAATCACCTCTACGCCAAGATCAACCTCGTGAAGATGAGCGCCGCCAGCGTGGTCGCGCAGACGGCGTCACACTGCTTCGACATCTCCGTCTGGCAATTCCTCGCTCCCTTGATGGTCGGAGGCGTGACGGTGATCTATCCCAATGCCGTATCGGGCGACCCTGATGAGTTGTTGGTGGCGACCGAGCGCGACGGTGTGACGGATCTGGAACTGGTGCCCGCGATGATCGAGATGATGGGGCGTGCGGCACAGGAGTTGCAGTCGGTGCCGCTGAAGTCGCTGCGCCATCTGATCGCCACCGGCGAGGGCTTGCCAACCGAATTGTGCAACCGATGGCGGAGCCTGTATCCCGAAGTGACCATGATCAACGCGTACGGCGCTTCGGAGACGTCCGATGACTTCACACATGAGGTGATCGACGAGTGGGTGGAGGAGGAGCGTCCCTACGTGTCGGTCGGCACCGTCATTCCGCATCACCGGGTGTACGTGCTGGATCGTTTTCTTCGCCAAGTGCCGATTGGGGCAATCGGGGAGATCTGTGTGACAGGCGTCGGGGTGGGCCGCGGGTATCTGCATGATCCGGAACGAACGGCGAAGGCGTTTTTGCCGAATCCTTTTGCTGACGGGATGGGCGAGCGGTTGTATCGGACCGGAGATCTGGGGTGCTTTGCACCGGATGGACGGCTCACGTACATCTCCCGCGTCGATTTCCAAGTCAAAGTGCGGGGGCATCGCATCGAACTCGGCGAGGTGGAGGGCGCGCTGCGCCGTCATCCGCTCATCGATCAATGCGTTGCGCTCGTACGCAAAGATGATTTCGGACAAAACCGGCTGCTTGCCTACATCGTTGCCTCGAAGCCGGTCACAACGGAGGAACTTCGCGACCATCTAAAGCGGTGGGTGCCGGAGTATATGATTCCAGAGGCGCTGGTTCTGCTTGACAAAATGCCTTTGAACCGCAACGGCAAGGTCGACCGCAAGGCTCTGCCTGACCCTGAACAGAGCGATACGGGCGCAGTCACCCCGCCGCGCAATGCGGCTGAGGAAGCGCTGGTGAGCATCTGGGAGGACGTGCTGAAGGTGAGCGGGCTTGGGATCGATCATAATTTCTTCGCGCTCGGCGGGCACTCGCTCAAGACCATTCAAGTGCGCGCCCGGATTAAAAGACAGTTCGGCATCGACATTCCGTTGCTTCAGCTCTTTGAAAAGCAGACGATTCGAGAACTGTCCGACTTGGTGGGAGAGGTTGCGGCCGATTGCGTTGCAGGCGAGACGTTGTTGATTCCTAAACTCCCTCCGGCCGAGGCGTATGAGATGTCGCATGCGCAGCAAAGACTCTTTTTCCTTCATTGGATGGATCGTGAGAATGTGTCGTACAACATGCCCGCTCTGCTGGAGCTGGAGGGGGCGTTGGACCAGCAGGCGTTGGTGCGGGCGTTTGAAACGATCCTGGCCCGACATGATGTGTTGCGCACGACCTATGAGATGAGGTCGGAGCGGCCTGTTCAACGCGTGCATGCCATGCAACCGCTGGATGTGCCCTTCACGGATGTTTCCGGCTTGCCGGAGACAGAGCGGGAGAGCGCTCTCTGGGACGAAGTGACGGCGGAGATGCAGACACCGTTCGATCTCACCGTCGGGCCGGTCTTTCGCATGCGGGTCTTCCGTCTGGCACCTGAACGACATTGGCTGATGTTGCAGGTGCATCATATCGTCGGAGATTTCTGGTCGTGGCAAGTGATTCTGCGCGAGTTCCAGACGCTGTATGCGGCACAGGCGGCAGGGGATCAAAAACAAAACCCATTGGCTCCGCTGCCCGTTCAGTATACGGACTATGCGGCATGGCAGAATCAGCGGCTGGAGCAGGGGCATCTGCAGGCGTCGCAAGCGTTTTGGCGGGAAACTTTGGGAGGGGAATTGCCGGTGCTGGATCTGCCCAGCGATTATCCGCGGCCGGCGATGATGCGATCAGAGGGGAGACAAGTGCGGTTTGTCCTCGACCAGGAGTTGGCGAACGGTTTGCAACAGCTGACCCAGCAAGGGGATGCCACGTTGTTCCTCGTGCTCCTGACGGCGACGGGGATTCTGCTGTCACGGTTGAGTGGACAGCGGGACTTGGTTCTCGGCACCCCGGAAGCGGGCCGCAGCTTGCAGGAGTTGGAGGGGCTGGTAGGTCTCTTTATCAACACGTTGCCGTTGCGGTTGCACGTGGAGCCCGGTCTTTCGTTCCTTCAATTGTTGGAACAGGTGAAGCAGAGGGCGCTGCAAGCTTACGAGCATCATGAGTATCCGTTTGACCAGCTGGTGGAGGAGATCAATCCGGCCCGCGATCTGAGCCGCACGCCGATTTTCTCCGTGATGTTCCAAGTGTTGCGCGACGGGGAGGAGCGCTTCCACGAGGTCGCAGGCTTGCAGATGCGCCCTGTTGATCTGGAAGTGACGTCGACCAAGTTCGACTTGCAGATCGATTTCGCCGAGCGTCCGAATGCGTTGGAGTGCTTGTTTACGTATCGTTCCGATCTCTACAAGCGCGAGACGGTGGAACGCTGGATGCACCATCTGCATCTGCTCCTGCGCGAGATCATCGCCGCGCCGGAGTCGGAGGTCGAATCGTTGCGACTGGTGGATGCACAGGAGCGCACCCGCATGTTGACGGAGTGGAACCAAACGGATGAGGAGTTCGCGCAGAGCGTTTGTGTGCACACTCTGTTCGAGCAACAGGTCGAACGCACTCCCGACGCTGTAGCTGTCGTTTGCGACCAAGAAACACTGACCTATCGTGAACTCAATGAACGGGCGAACGCTTTAGCGCATCACTTGCGAACGCTAGGGGTCAAGCCGGAAGTGCGCGTCGGGCTGTGCCTGGAACGCTCGGTCGAAATGGTCGTCGCGATCTACGGTGTCCTGAAAGCGGGCGGGGCTTATGTTCCAATCGACCCGAACCATCCGGACAAACGCATTGCGGAAGTGGTGGAGGATGCGGAACTCGTGCTGGTGCTGACTCAAGAGCGCTTCCATGATCGATTTGCCGCACACACTCTGCGCGTGATCCA encodes the following:
- a CDS encoding non-ribosomal peptide synthetase, with translation MSIAGRESLPVVNLPTDAPRQAVPSTDSRRVAREVPAGLFEALNRMGSRWEATAEEVVLAAFHTLLYRYTGQNDLVIGVQSVSGSVRPSRVQVTAELPFAELVQAVRDSWMFEADATSVQMGFMWGAAELAAPKQSPYELVLLTGETTLAADYRVELFEQATIEKLLESAGELLTSIVETPESDLLGLPMLSSFEQERLLRSLNDTQVDYGPEECVHTMFERQAERTPNAIALVFEGQTMTYRELNERANQVAHYLSRSGIGPDVRVGVCMDRSLEMLVAIYGVLKTGGVYVPIDPYHPQERMAFTMEDSQVPLMLTQERWLAYLPSDGLEVVCLDTEWSTFAGESTENLGGTFSPDNMISILYTSGSTGKPKGVMSTHRGICNLLRWMQDVFGLTPDDRHILKTPYSFDVSAWELFWPLVNGARLIIARPEGHKDSAYLVNLVQEHEITTIVFAPSMMQLFLEESGVERCTSIKRALCAGEALPFELQERYFAKLDAELHNLYGPTEAAVIVLHWKCERGSDKRVVPIGFPIANTQIYLLDERMQPVPRGVAGELYIAGTAVARGYLNRPELNEEKFVRDPYSVKPDARMYRTGDLARHLPDGTIDYLGRIDHQVKLRGLRIELGEIEAVLQTHPDVREVVVVAQEDRHGGKFLVAFLTAVEGADLEQAILRQYVQSKLPEYMVPNVFVVLEEMPLSPNGKIDRKVLPQVTLSDNAREEHIKPRTPMEELIAGVWQDVLQVPDVGVTDHFFYLGGHSLFANRVVARLRETLGVELSVGELFDGPTVEELARVLTSRAAERKDTPVQGMSERPEHVALSQAQEAMWFVEQLNPGTTQFNVPFGLELQGDLVVEALQRSLNAVLERHEALRTVFTVVDERPVQHVLNPSPWELPLLDLSKLPESERQQAIDRLLDEEANRPFDLQNGPLYRGHLVRRSAKDHLLMLNIHHIVFDARSLDVFKRELLAMYGEAELPAVPMQFPDYVYQEQQRLQEEARVRSLTYWKQQLAGPLPQVELPMDRPWTADVSTLGRMQRIPLPVELTSAVKQLCREERVTPFMVFLAVYKLLLHRLSGQDDVVVGTPVANRDRVETEEMIGLLLNTLALRSDLSGNPSFRELLRRVRHVTLQGYEHAAVPFEKVVEDVQPERSLTRSPIFDVMINYLDNPETTVDVAGVCVTTTYDFQLLSKHLLTLFVQEVEQVLVLELVCRAELFSEERTTILLEQLQVLLQQALAEPDRQIGAFTLVTETAQALLPDVEMPMEAPNYPSVLTEFRRRALEAPDRCAVVQGERRVAYGDLLARVDRLANQLRAEGLQPGDVTAVLSRQGIGVVISALAVLQSGGILLLVDVNLPSLRQRMMLEQAKPKRLLYAAERNLTDDMREVVESLDLPMMRISEETGVAESDTLRDGEMCGEWPELDPEAPAYLFFTSGTTNLPKGVVGTHKGMNHFLAWQRKTFEVGPEDRVAQMIHLSFDAVLRDMFLPLTAGAALHLMEQPEDLSPDVVLPWLEREQITVMHAVPSLAQSWLNGAPEGATLPTLRWLFLSGEPVTDGFVTRWYERFPAGEMVNFYGPTETTMIKTSYRVRRGEVRPGQQPAGWPQPDTQVWVLNAGGSLCGIGEAGEVVLRTPFRTRGYLNAPEEQALRFRPNPFRGESDDIVYFTGDRGRYQPDGALEVLGRLDDQIKIRGVRVQLGEVTAVLMRHPAVAACAVLDVKDGHGQTQLAAYVVLTDAEGFQTTELRHHLEQRLPSAYVPAFYLVLESLPLMANGKVDRKALPRPEAVELTASEMQLAETGIQATLSKIWSEVLGVERIGVNQNFFTLGGHSLLSTQVMSRVRRQFGIDLPLRQLFEGPTIAQLATAVEAALQEQPAAEIETITAISRQGDLPLSDMQKQLWFFEQLESKTALYHVPFALSFEGELELDHLQAALQEIVSRHESLRTAFVERDDEAMAVVLPQSDVDLPLSDLQGYASDEREQVLERMMLNHSARPFDLGAGSLYQFHLYRLTPREHVLLITLHHIISDGWSAGVFTRELAALYTAFAEGKPLSLTVPALQYVDYAAWQQRYVHTADYQRQMAYWKKQLAGQLPILELSADHAHPAKPSYAGAVIRAALSDELAAAVEAFALEHGVTAQMVLLTAFQALLYARTRQEDLLIGVPVANRPFEETEGMIGYFVNTLVLRTSLAGNPSIAEWLHRVRLTSLEAYAHQGVPFEKLVAELQPERHVNVSPLFQVMFNYQSVGQSRYELPCLQMSTLSLGRETAKFDLNVHIHHYQHGIDALFEYRTDLFEPSTVRGMIEQFQDLLHRVTEDAQARLREIVQFPVEEITDELFE
- a CDS encoding amino acid adenylation domain-containing protein, with product MNYLSKENVQEVLELSVLQERMITTPDAHLDQYAYELEGVIDPVLLEQALQTVIATHPELRSVFRPLKKRTVQVVLKNRPIPLALYDLHSQTEAEIAVEMDAPAEIGSGPLLRCALVRITEEQSQLRVAHHELILDEQSRCALLEDWMAVYEALAAGKDPAQPPERPRFSSYLQWLTRKDWMPAKAFWRAQAGEIATSAMFSARRRETGPMERRICSTQSLPSELSSKLRDVASQAKVSQKAVVATAWALLAALYSGEEHVTYGWRANGRPAEIADAEKMLGSLAHLLPLTLQVAGEQMLDDYLRHVEQQLQGIEAASFLPETEARRDAEVPEGVALYDTSLSFTTSSDARLTPSWEQVSTGKQPVLQVAVRAGESWRIDWSFAGDALSASIVERLQQQFCTLLESVTEASLTAPLAQLRLISEQEVREIEVFNVSSLPNPDLSLLAHHVIERQVAQTPGATAVRCGAEQWSYVELNAKANQLAWHLRESGFGRDDVAALFAERNIEMLVGILGVLKAGGAYVPLDAANPVTRNRTVVETSRSKIVLTQSPLLEASRELIADIEAAPAIVNLSDFAVRANYPTDNPPALNEPGDLANVFFTSGSTGLPKGAMVEHIGMLNHLYAKINLVKMSAASVVAQTASHCFDISVWQFLAPLMVGGVTVIYPNAVSGDPDELLVATERDGVTDLELVPAMIEMMGRAAQELQSVPLKSLRHLIATGEGLPTELCNRWRSLYPEVTMINAYGASETSDDFTHEVIDEWVEEERPYVSVGTVIPHHRVYVLDRFLRQVPIGAIGEICVTGVGVGRGYLHDPERTAKAFLPNPFADGMGERLYRTGDLGCFAPDGRLTYISRVDFQVKVRGHRIELGEVEGALRRHPLIDQCVALVRKDDFGQNRLLAYIVASKPVTTEELRDHLKRWVPEYMIPEALVLLDKMPLNRNGKVDRKALPDPEQSDTGAVTPPRNAAEEALVSIWEDVLKVSGLGIDHNFFALGGHSLKTIQVRARIKRQFGIDIPLLQLFEKQTIRELSDLVGEVAADCVAGETLLIPKLPPAEAYEMSHAQQRLFFLHWMDRENVSYNMPALLELEGALDQQALVRAFETILARHDVLRTTYEMRSERPVQRVHAMQPLDVPFTDVSGLPETERESALWDEVTAEMQTPFDLTVGPVFRMRVFRLAPERHWLMLQVHHIVGDFWSWQVILREFQTLYAAQAAGDQKQNPLAPLPVQYTDYAAWQNQRLEQGHLQASQAFWRETLGGELPVLDLPSDYPRPAMMRSEGRQVRFVLDQELANGLQQLTQQGDATLFLVLLTATGILLSRLSGQRDLVLGTPEAGRSLQELEGLVGLFINTLPLRLHVEPGLSFLQLLEQVKQRALQAYEHHEYPFDQLVEEINPARDLSRTPIFSVMFQVLRDGEERFHEVAGLQMRPVDLEVTSTKFDLQIDFAERPNALECLFTYRSDLYKRETVERWMHHLHLLLREIIAAPESEVESLRLVDAQERTRMLTEWNQTDEEFAQSVCVHTLFEQQVERTPDAVAVVCDQETLTYRELNERANALAHHLRTLGVKPEVRVGLCLERSVEMVVAIYGVLKAGGAYVPIDPNHPDKRIAEVVEDAELVLVLTQERFHDRFAAHTLRVIQMDSAEADQWRIAEAVVNPVHVNTPEHLVYMMYTSGSTGKPKGVMNEHRAIVNLLLWMRDQYALTSEDRMMLKTAYTFDVSVWELFLPLISGATLVVARPEGHRDLGYLQHLIAEQQITHAVFVPSALQVFSEQEELDRLTSLKAVLCIGEALPVDLQERFFRVFPHVELHNLYGPTEAAVNVTFWNCQRGEERRYVPVGAPIANAKLYVLDACLEPVPIGVTGELFIGGVPVARGYHNRAELTAERFLSDPFSTRDGARMYRTGDMVRRHADGTIEFLGRADDQVKLRGFRIELGDIEAALLKIPSVRETAVLLQQDAGEQVLVAYVAADSSIDTGDLRAGLLGQLPEYMLPTRFVFLDRLPMLGNDKLDRKTLRTLDPGPDVQAMSDQYVPPRTALEREMANLFERILKVRPIGVQDDFFAAGGHSLKVLALISEVQREFGVALPLVDVYQRPTVAQLCEWLENTASAHNSLRDGAILIQQGEGAQPPLFLVHGQGGGIASFFLLAKALGTEETVYGLQAFGYESAEEPLTSIGEMADRYVEEICRIAPHGPYHLAGWSFGGTVAFEVARRLEQRGERVEWLGLFDAHPMDLPDDLRERQAWTESDVLRFALVDLGLQADALDGLRDAEAFAYVMHQLERAGHVPRGLSADSMRAKLNTMAAHGTAAAFYRYEGPVQADLHLYRVSEVSAQGHSLVDANEWRPRTNGEVLIVPVSGTHNTMLDQAHVFALAEQMKQRTTSKKGC